The region CGAACACGTTGCCACCGTTCGCCTTCACGCGCCCCACGGCCGCGCCCAGGTCGGACACGGTGACGTAGTGCGTCCATGACGGCGGCATGGCCATCGGTCCCGAGTCGCTCACCTGGTACATCCCTCCCATCATCTCGCCGTCGCGATTGAAGAACTGGTAGATGCCATTCGGCCCCATGTCCATCGCATCACCCTTGGTCCATCCAAACAGATCGCCATAGAACGCGAGTGCCTTCGGGATATCTCGCGTCCCCAGCTCGAACCACGAGAAGTCACCAACCCCGGGCGCTGCGGCAGGCATTTCCTCGGTAGGCGTGAAGGGAGCGAACATGGCCCCATCGGGGTCAGCCATCACGGCAAACCGGCCTACCACGGGGATGTCCATCGGACCAAAGAGCAGCGAGCCGCCGCGCGCCGTGGCGGTGGCGACCGTGGCATCGACATCGGGGGTCGAGATGTAGCCGAGCCAGTGGGCCGGGTCCTTGCTGCCCGGGGGCATCTCCATCACGCCGCTGTGGGCGGCGCCACTCCCCTTCCACATGTGATAGGGCGGTTGGGAGGGATCGGGCTGCCAGCTCTCACTGCCCCACTCGCACACGGCCGCGTAAAACGCCTTCGCCGCCTCGGCGTTGGGGGTATTGAGCTGGTGCCAAACGAATCGGCCGCGCGAGGTAGGGGCAGTCATGAGCGAGGGGGTAGAATGGGCGGCTAGTGTGCCTCCGCCCGGGAGCACGCGCCAGTGCGGGTGTGACGGGGCGAACGTCGGAGGGACCGACGGTCTCCCGGTTGGGCTCTCGCCCTCGGGGGTGTTGCCCAGGCGCACGCCCGGCTCGAGTCGCCCGAGGGCCGAACCAGGGGCGCGCGGATTGCGGGAAATTGAACCTTGCCCCTGCTCCCGGTCCCGTACATGGTTCGGCGTCGACACCGCTACGTCCCCATAGCATGCCCTCTCCCGTCGCCCCTGAAGGATCCCGCGGCTACATCATCCCCATCGGGGGACGCATTGGGGATTCCGACATCCTCGGTCGTTTTGTCGCCCTCTGCGGTGGCCGGGACGCGCGGATCGCCATCGTCCCCACCGCCTCGGCCGACAGCAACACCGGCAGGGAGTACGAGGCCACCTTCAAGAAGTTGGGTGCACGCGAGGCCAAGGCCCTCAACATCGAGCGCCGCTCCGACTGCGACGACAGCGACTACCTCGCCGTGATCGACGCCGCCGACGGCGTCTTCCTCACCGGCGGCTCCCAGCTCAAGCTCAGCACCACGCTCGGCGGGACGCCGATCGCCACCCACATCCGCCGCCGCAACGCCGCGGGACAGCATGTGGCGGGCACCTCGGCCGGGGCTGCCTTCCTCTCCGAGCACATGATCGGGTTCGGCGAGGAAGGCCCCACCCCGCGCGTCGGCATGGTGACCCTGGCCCCCGGGCTGGGGCTGACCAATCGCGTCGTCATCGACCAGCACTTCCGTCAACGCGACCGATTGGGCCGCCTGTTGATGGCACTCGCGCTCAACCCGTTCGCCATCGGGTTGGGGCTGGACGAGGACACCGCCGCGTTCATTGGCCCGGATAACGTCGTGGACATCCATGGGTCCGGTGCGATCACCTGCATCGATCCGTCCAAGGTCGAGTTCTCCGCGGCCGATCACACAGACCGCGGGCAGCCCGTGTCGCTGTTGGGGGTGCGGCTGCACATCCTGACGCACGGCGCCGCCTTCAACCTGCACACGCGCGAAGCGATGGCCCCCGGAGCGCGCGCGGGGTAGGCGGCACACCGTATTCCCCAGCGCGGCGCGCAATCACGTCTTCCGCGACGGGACTTTGGGCGCAGTTTCCCCCCCGCCCCCTGCCCCAAGCCGCTCCCCATGCGCATCCTCGATCGCCGCGTCTTCGTCGGACCCTCTGTCTACGCGCACTTCCCGGTCATCCGCCTGGAAGTCGACTTGGGCGAACTGGAACAGTGGCCCACCGCGCGCCTCGGACCCGCGTTCATTGATGCGCTGATCGAACGACTGCCTGGCCTCACCGAACACGGCTGCTCCTACGGCGTTCCCGGCGGATTCATCCGCCGGATGCGCGAGGACGAGGGCACCTGGCTCGGCCACGTCCTGGAACATGTGGCCATTGAGCTGCAGAACATGACGGGCGAGGACGTCACCTTCGGCAAGACGCGCGAGATCGATGGGCGCCCGGGCGTGTACGACGTGGTCTTCGAGTATGAGCAGGCCGAGGTGGGGAACGAGGCCGCGGACCTCGCGTTATCGCTGCTGCATTCGTTGATGCCGGCCGCGTTGCGACCGGGCGACCATCCGGCCGACTGGTCATGGGAGACAGCACGTGACGAGTTCATCCGGTACGCGCAGCGACGTGCGCTGGGTCCATCGACGGCGTCGCTGGTGCGCGAGGCGCAACGGCGCGGCATCCCGTGGCTGCGGCTCAACCAGTTCTCGCTCGTCCAGCTCGGCTACGGCCGCCACCAGAAGCGCCTGCAGGCCACCGTCACCTCCAGCACGCCACACATCGCCGTTGAGCTGGCGAGCGACAAGGAAGAGACCAACAAGATCCTCGGGATGCTGGGACTCCCCGTGCCGCAGCAGCGCCTGGTCCAGTCCGTGGACGGGGCCGTGCAGGCCGCACGGCGCATCGGCTTCCCGGTGGTGGTGAAGCCCTACAACGCCAATCACGGCCGCGGCGTCTCGATTCGCCTGATGGACGACGACAGTGTACGGGTCGCGTTCGACAAGGCGAAGGAGCACTCGCGTTCGGTCCTCGTGGAGAGCTTCATCACGGGCGACGACCACCGTATGCTCGTGATCAACGGTGAGCTGGTGGCCGCGTCACGCCGCGAGCCCGGGCACGTGGTGGGCGACGGCGCGCACACGATCGAGCAACTCGTCGCCATCGTGAACCAGGACCCACGCCGCGGCATTGGCCACGAGAAGGTGCTCACGCGCATCGAGCTCGACCACGAGGCCAATCGCCTCATGGAGACGAAGGGCTACAACAAGGACACCGTCCCGCCGGCGGGCGAGAAGGTCTACCTGCGCCTCACCGCGAACCTCTCCACGGGCGGCACCGCATCGGACGTGACCGACGTCGTGCATCCCGACAACGTTGAGATGGCGGTGCGGGCCATCAAGGCGATCGGCCTCGACGTCGGCGGCGTGGACTTCCTCACCACCGACATCACGCAGTCGTACAAGGACATCGGCGGCGCCATTTGTGAAGTCAACGCGGCTCCCGGGTACCGCATGCACATGGCCCCCAGCGACGGCAAGCCGCGCGATGTCGCGGGTCGCACGATCGACATGCTCTTCCCGGCCGGCAGCCCGAGCTGGATCCCGATCGCCGCCGTCACCGGCACCAACGGCAAGACCACCACGGCACGCATGCTCGCCCACATCCACAAGATGTGCGGCAAGACGGTGGGGCTGACCTCCACGGATGGTGTGTACATCAACGGCCAGCGCACCGTGGCGGGCGACATGACGGGCCCCGTCTCCGCGCGCATGGTCCTCTCCGACCCATCGGTCGACGTCGCCGTGCTCGAAGTGGCGCGCGGCGGGCTGCTGCGCGCCGGGCTCGGCGTGCGACATGTGGACGTGGGTGCGGTCCTCAACGTGCAGAGCGACCACCTCGGCATGCGTGGGGTCAATACGCTGGACGACCTGGCCGAGGTGAAACGCATCATCGCCGAGGTTGCGCGCGACACCGTGGTCCTCAACGCCGACGATCCGCGCGTCCTGCGGATGGCCGCGTACACCGATGCGAA is a window of Gemmatimonadota bacterium DNA encoding:
- a CDS encoding VOC family protein, whose translation is MTAPTSRGRFVWHQLNTPNAEAAKAFYAAVCEWGSESWQPDPSQPPYHMWKGSGAAHSGVMEMPPGSKDPAHWLGYISTPDVDATVATATARGGSLLFGPMDIPVVGRFAVMADPDGAMFAPFTPTEEMPAAAPGVGDFSWFELGTRDIPKALAFYGDLFGWTKGDAMDMGPNGIYQFFNRDGEMMGGMYQVSDSGPMAMPPSWTHYVTVSDLGAAVGRVKANGGNVFVETDIPGGRIAMCTDPQGAMFALHWAAAA
- a CDS encoding cyanophycinase; translated protein: MPSPVAPEGSRGYIIPIGGRIGDSDILGRFVALCGGRDARIAIVPTASADSNTGREYEATFKKLGAREAKALNIERRSDCDDSDYLAVIDAADGVFLTGGSQLKLSTTLGGTPIATHIRRRNAAGQHVAGTSAGAAFLSEHMIGFGEEGPTPRVGMVTLAPGLGLTNRVVIDQHFRQRDRLGRLLMALALNPFAIGLGLDEDTAAFIGPDNVVDIHGSGAITCIDPSKVEFSAADHTDRGQPVSLLGVRLHILTHGAAFNLHTREAMAPGARAG